In the Bartonella apihabitans genome, AGCTTTTAGTGTTTTCTTGAAAAAGCTGAAATATAGCCTATTCATGCGTAAAAAATCACTTATATGGATGGTGTTAAGCCTTGAAGGCAAAGGCATTCGGGAATTGAGAGTATGTGAATGGGCGATTTGATTAAACGAAAAGCAACTCCAGACGATATAGATGCACTTGTAGCTATCGAAGAAGCCTGCTTTGACAGTGACAGAATATCGCGTCGTTCTTTCCGTACATTAATCGATCGTCCCACAGCAAGAACGATTGTTGCCGAGCTTGATGGAACAATCATCGGTTATGCAATGATTTTGTTTCGCAAAGGCACGGCTCTGGCACGCCTTTATTCACTTGCTGTCAAACCCGGCGGTAAAATAAAAGGTGTCGGCTCCCGACTATTGGAAGCAGCAGAGCAGGCGGCTTTTGATGAAGGGCGCGTTTATATGCGTCTTGAAGTTCGCGAAGACAATAACCGCGCAATCAAGCTTTATGAACGCTTTCATTACCGTCCGATTGGCCGTTACCTTGATTATTATGCCGATCATACGCCGGCTTTGCGGTATGAAAAAACCTTGCGTGGTGACACACCGGTTGAAACATCGGTCCCCTATTATCAACAGACTTCGGAATTTACCTGTGGCGCTGCCTGTCTGATGATGGCGCTCAAATATTTCGATCCGCAATCGCGCCTTGATCCTGTGTTCGAGCTTAGGCTGTGGCGGGGTGCAACAACTGTCTTCATGCTTTCGGAACCGGGGGGATGCGAGCCGTTCGGCCTTGCTGTTCTTGCCCATAATTATGGTTTGAAAGCTGAAATCATTGTCACGAGTTATGAATTTTTGTTTATCAATTCGGTGCGCGATCCCAAAAAACGCGAAATTATGGAAATTGCCCAGACCGATTTTCGTGAGCAGGCTGATGCAGCACACATTCCGGTGCGGATTGCGGCTTTCACGCTGGATGACATCCGCGCCGCTTTGGCACGAGGTGCTTTGGTTCTTGTGCTCATCAGTTTCTATCACATGTTTGGTGAAAAAATTCCTCATTGGGTACTGGTCCATGGAGATGATGGAAGCCATATCCACATCCATGATCCATGGGTGGAGGAAGATGCAGGCGAGACAATTGCTGATTCTGCAAATTTGCCTTTAAACTATCAAGTGTTCGACCATATTGCGCGCTTTGGAAAAGACGGTTTGCGCGCAGCCGTCATATTGGAGAAAAGCTAGTTTTCTATGACTATTTGTGTAATTCTTGCTGGACGAGTGTCTGACGTAGATAATGGTGCGACGACGCACAAAGTCATGACCCATCGTGATTATTTGGCCAATCCGGCATTATTTGCCGGTCAGCGTCCCCGTATTATCAACCTGTCACGTTCCTACCGCTATCAAAGCCGCGCTTATTATTGTTCGCTGCTTGCCGAAGCTCGCGGCCATCGTGTGTTACCTTCTGTGGAAACCATGATCGACCTGTCGGAACGACGGTTATATAAAAAATCTATTCCCGAGCTTGAAGATTGTCTCAACAAAGCCCTGAAAGGAGACGCTACACGCGCACCGGAAATTATCAGGGTATTTTTTGGCATTACCGATAGTTCAAATGATATTAAAGGTGACCGATTTGAGAAATTCGGCCACCTTTTGTTTGACTGGTATCGGGCTCCTGCATTGGAAGTTCACGTTATACCGGGTGAATGGGCACGCATTCACAAAATATGTTTTGCCAATTGGCAAAAACTTGAAGGCGAAAGTCGCGACGCTTTCTATAATGCGATGGAAACGTATACGACACGGGCCTGGAAAGAAGCCCGCCACAAAGTTCCGCCGCGTTGGACATTTGCTGTGCTATGCAATCCGGAAGAAGAATTGCCACCAACAAACGTTGCCGATTTGAAGCATTGGGCAAAAATTGCCGCCCGCCTTGGTGTGGAAGTCGAACCGATCGGGGCAAGAGATCTTGCCCG is a window encoding:
- a CDS encoding GNAT family N-acetyltransferase/peptidase C39 family protein, with translation MGDLIKRKATPDDIDALVAIEEACFDSDRISRRSFRTLIDRPTARTIVAELDGTIIGYAMILFRKGTALARLYSLAVKPGGKIKGVGSRLLEAAEQAAFDEGRVYMRLEVREDNNRAIKLYERFHYRPIGRYLDYYADHTPALRYEKTLRGDTPVETSVPYYQQTSEFTCGAACLMMALKYFDPQSRLDPVFELRLWRGATTVFMLSEPGGCEPFGLAVLAHNYGLKAEIIVTSYEFLFINSVRDPKKREIMEIAQTDFREQADAAHIPVRIAAFTLDDIRAALARGALVLVLISFYHMFGEKIPHWVLVHGDDGSHIHIHDPWVEEDAGETIADSANLPLNYQVFDHIARFGKDGLRAAVILEKS